One Jeotgalicoccus saudimassiliensis DNA window includes the following coding sequences:
- a CDS encoding energy-coupling factor transporter transmembrane component T family protein, which produces MLETIKNYSTFIDKANPLTKILLAAILFATVIFIHNPNVLFHLTILILITLLCLSGVKIKYLAMLLIFIFISGFISSLYMIFYGEGTETLFRYGIIHITEESFVRGLHITMRGVILSLFGALVIFTTKITDVFYALMIQLKVKPKYAYSFMAAIRMVPIIVSEYFQLRQARKVRSALINKKHISGFKGLKSTIVTLLSQSIRRAYRLGIAMESKGFTDGSRTYYHRTTFSKYDLYLLLMIAAAIFAAVQLGAVISPFESTDAR; this is translated from the coding sequence ATGCTTGAAACGATAAAGAATTACAGCACCTTTATAGATAAAGCGAATCCGCTGACGAAAATACTGCTCGCGGCAATACTTTTTGCCACAGTAATTTTCATTCATAATCCGAACGTCCTCTTTCATCTGACAATACTCATACTCATAACATTACTGTGCCTAAGCGGTGTTAAAATTAAATATCTCGCCATGCTGCTGATTTTCATATTTATTTCAGGGTTCATCTCAAGTCTCTATATGATATTTTACGGTGAAGGTACTGAAACACTGTTTCGCTACGGCATTATTCATATTACTGAAGAAAGCTTTGTCAGGGGACTTCACATTACGATGCGCGGCGTTATTCTGTCGTTATTCGGTGCACTCGTTATATTTACGACGAAGATTACCGATGTGTTTTACGCTTTGATGATTCAGCTTAAAGTGAAACCTAAATATGCCTATTCTTTTATGGCAGCGATACGAATGGTGCCGATTATTGTCTCCGAATACTTCCAGCTGAGACAGGCGAGAAAAGTGCGCAGTGCACTGATTAACAAAAAACATATTTCTGGATTTAAAGGCCTGAAATCAACGATTGTCACATTGCTCAGCCAAAGTATCAGACGGGCATACAGACTCGGCATTGCTATGGAATCAAAAGGGTTCACAGACGGCAGCCGAACATATTATCACAGAACAACTTTCTCGAAATACGATTTATATTTACTGCTGATGATCGCTGCTGCAATATTTGCTGCCGTAC